CCCAGTCTCACCTCCGTCGCACTATGAGACAGATACAAATCGTATCTGTCTCATAGTGCATCTACATCCCCCTTTTTAAGCCGGTCAATTTTGCAAAGTTTTGAGTTGTTTCGGGCTGTTTCGCGTGTCGGCATGCTCTTTGCTCGGTAGTAAATAAGTCAAGTTCTATGCTGCTGAAACCGTTGGTAAAATAATAATTTTTTAATGTTGTTTGAAAGGCTGCCTGAACCGGATACCCATCGCTCGGATCAATGAAAGGAGCATGCATCATGAAAATCCCGACAACACTCGTAACTGGAGTACTGATGGCCGCGCTGCTCGCTGTGACGGCATCGGCAGAAGCCCAGCTGCAAAAGCGTCAGCCGGTGCAGTTGAATCCGGCGGTAAACAGCAAGGTGCCGCAGGCCCAGAAGGCCACCGTGCAAAAGCGTGAGCTGGCACGACAACAGCGTGACAAGAAGCTGAAGGTGAGGGCAGCTAACACGCAGAGAAAAGGCGGTCCGACCTCGCTTCCGAAACCTGTGCATCGGTAGCGGAACACATGATTCGAGGAGATGGTAACGACATTTGAACAAACTGTAGTAGTCAACTGGAGGCGCGTATGAACAAGCGAACATTACGAAGTCGAATGACAGCCCTGCTGTCCGGCTTGGCCCTGATTATGGGGCTGGGTACGGCGCAGGCCTACCTGAGCCCGGATTATTCGAATCCGGCCTATGCTCCGGGAGGGGCAACGCCCTTTGTGATCGGGCCGGGAAATACCCCGGATTACCTGACCACCCCCAACTGGGCCTACACCCCCCCGATCCGCAAGTTTGTCGATACCCTGCCGGGACTGGGTGCCGCAAACGTCAACAACCTGGGACAGTATATCCCGGTTGCAGTGCCGGATATCGTGACCTATCCCGGTTCCGACTACTACGAGATAGAGCTGCGTGAGTTTTCGGAGAAGGTGCATTCCGATCTGCCACCTACCACCATGCGGGCCTATCGTCAGGTAAATGCCGGTACGGTCACGACATCCTGTACCGATCCGGCACTCAGTCAGCCCAATCCCTGTACCGAGGCCAACAACACCGCACAGGTTGAAGCCAACCCGCGCCAGTTCGGACCGGTCATCGTTGCCCAGAAAGACCGGCCGGTACGGATCAAGTTCATCAACAGCCTGCCGACCGGTTCCGGGGGTGACCTGTTCATCCCGGTCGACCAGACCATCATGGGGGCAGGCCCCTTCCAGATTGATTACGATCCGGTCACTAAGCAGCCGATTCAGGTTACCTCCGGCACCTTTAGCCAGAACCGTGCAGAACTGCACCTGCATGGTGGTCGCACTCCCTGGATCAGTGACGGTACCCCCCACCAGTGGATTACCCCTGCGGGGGAGGTAACCAGTTATCCCACCGGTGTCAGTATGACCAACGTGCCGGATATGCCTGACCCCGGTCCAGGCGCCCAGACCTACTACTATACCAACCAGCAAAGTTCCCGCCTGATGTTCTACCACGACCACAGCTGGGGTATTACCCGACTTAACGTCTATGTGGGCGGCGCTGCCGGCTATGTTATCCGTGATGCTGTAGAACAGCAGCTGATTGCCGACGGCAAAATCCCTGCTGAAGAGATTCCGTTGATCATTCAGGACAAGACCTTTGTGGATGGCGACCCGGCATCGCCGACCTATGTGCTGAAGACCGACCCGACCTGGAAATGGGGCACCGGTACTATCGGCAGTAACGGCTTCCGTATCCCCCAGAGCGGTGATCTGTGGTGGCCTCATATCTATATGCCGGCCCAGAACCCCTTTGATATCACCGGTATCGCTCCGATGGGGCGTTGGGCCTATGGTCCCTATTTCTGGCCGGCCACCCCTAACCCGTATCAACCGATTCCCAACCCCTACTATAGCCCGGACTGCGTGCCCGGCGGTGATCCTGCAACAACCCCCGGACTTTTGGGTGGCCCCTATGGCGACTTCTGCCAACCACCTGAAATTCCTGCAACGCCTAACCCTTCCTGGGGCGCTGAAGCCTTTATGGATACCCCGACGATTAACGGTACCGCCTATCCGGTGCTGACGGTTGAGCCGAAGGCCTACCGCTTCCGCATTCTGAATGCGGCCCATGACCGTTTTGTAAACCTGCAGTTGTATAAAGCGGACCCGGCCCCGGCGCCTCTGGATTACAGCGGTGCATTTCCCCCCTCCTGTACAAGCTATACGGCACCGGGCTATGGTGGATTCAGCGGCATCTGTGCCAGCAATACAGAAGTCAAAATGGTACCTGCTCAACCGGGTGGTGTCGGCAAACCAGCCACCTGGCCGGAAGACGGCCGTCCTGGTGGCGTGCCTGACTGGAACACCGCCGGTCCCAACTGGATCATGATCGGCAGTGAAGGCGGTTTCCTGCCCAGGCCGGTAGTGTTGCCGCCGCAACCGCTTAACTGGAATGCCGATGTGACCACCTTTAACGCAGGTAACGTCAACACCGGTTCACTGATCCTTGCCCCGGCAGAGCGGGCAGATGTTATTGTTGATTTTTCCGGTATCCCTTCGGGTACCACCCTGATCCTGTATAACGATGCCCCGGCACCATGGCCGGCCCTTGACCCCCACTATGATTACTATACCGGTGCCCCGGACAACCGTGCCATGGGTGGTGCTGATACCACGCCGATCGGTTTTGGTCCCAACACCCGTACCCTGATGCAGATCAAGGTGCAGGGCACCCCTGCAGCTACCTTTAACGTGGCAGCACTGAACGCCGCCTTTACACCGTCTACCCCCGCTCTTGGCGTATTCCGGCAGTCGCAGGAGTCTCTGGTTGTGGGGCAGGGCAACATGAACCCCACCGGCGATCCTGCCTACTATGAGGCCTTTGCCTTTGACGGCGTTGCCTATGACGCGCTTAACACCATTTACGGTACCGCCTTTGCCACCACCTTCCCCAACTGGGGGGTGTCGCGGATCAATGACAAGGAGATCAGCTTCAAGACCATCAACCCTGACGGCACTGTCAACCCGACGGTTCAGACGGTTACCATGAAGCTTAAGGCCATTCAGGATGAACAGGGTGAAACCTTTGACGACTACGGCAGGATGCGGGCCGCCCTGGGGCTGACCCTGTCCAACCCGGCCGCCGGCCAGGTGAACTTCATTGTCCAGACCTACAGCGACCCCTCAACAGAGGTGCTGGCCGAGGAAGGTATTCAGGTCTGGAAGATTACCCACAACGGTGTGGACACTCACCCGATTCACTTCCACCTGTTTGATGTGCAGATCCTGAACCGGGTAGGCTGGGACGGCTTCATCCGTCTGCCCGACCCAACCGAACTGGGCTGGAAAGAAACCGTCCGGGTCAGCCCGCTGGAAGACACCATCGTTGCCGTGCGCCCGGTCAAACCAATGCTGCCGTTCGGTATTCCGAACAGTGTACGTCCACTTAATCCGGCCACCCCGCTGGGCGATGCGACCGAGCTTTCCATGATAGATCCAACCACCGGTCAAGCCTGGGGCACCCCCAACGTTAACAGGATTCTCAACCTCGGTTGGGAGTATGTCTGGCATTGTCACATCCTGAGTCACGAAGAAAACGACATGATGCGGCCGATTTCGTACAATCCGGGGGTCACCATTCCGGATGCACCCACCGCTCTGGCAACCAACGCCTTATTCATTGACGGTAATGTTACCCTGACCTGGGTTGACCCGACTCCCAAGGCTGCCTCTACAACCATGGGCAACCCCAAGAACGAGATCAACTTCATTATTGAACGTTGTTCCGGTCTTGACTGCAGCAACTTCGTAGCGGTCGGCACGGCCCTGGCCAATGCCACCAGCTTTACAGACACAACCGTAACAGCTGGTACGCAGTATCGCTATGCCGTTGCAGCCTACAACGCAGCAGGCACCTCAACTCGATCAAATATTATTAGTGTAACCGCAGTGCAGGCCCCAACCGTAGACTTGACAAGCCCAACAAACGGCACCGTGTATTGGCCGGGAACAACTATCCCCTTGGCTGCCACTGCTACAGCGCCAAATGGATCAACCATTACCAAGGTTGAGTTTTATGACGGCACGACACTGCTGAGTACAGATACCAGTTCCCCTTATTCGTACAACTGGGCAACAGCAACCTCAGGCAGCCATAGCTTGACCGCCAAGGCCTATGCAAGTAACGGGGCGGTGGTAACGTCAAGTGCGGTTGCTATATCGTTAACAGCTCCTGTTAGTAGTGCTACGCTTAGTGCTACCCCTTCTAGTCCTCAGACAGTTGGCGTTGCCCAGGTAGTCTTTAATGCGACAGCCAGCGGTGGAAGTGGTTCGTATGAGTACAAATTTATGCAGAAGATTGCAGGTGTTTGGACAACAGTGCAGGATTATGGTGCGGCTTCTTCGTATACTTGGAATTCGTCTTTACAACCCACAGGTACATATGGTTTCCAAGTTTATGTACGCAATGCTGGTGCAACTAATGCCTATGATGTGGCAAAAGCGATGGGCTATACCATTAATGCAACAGCAGTTAGTGGTGCTACGCTTAG
Above is a window of Trichlorobacter lovleyi SZ DNA encoding:
- a CDS encoding Ig-like domain-containing protein codes for the protein MNKRTLRSRMTALLSGLALIMGLGTAQAYLSPDYSNPAYAPGGATPFVIGPGNTPDYLTTPNWAYTPPIRKFVDTLPGLGAANVNNLGQYIPVAVPDIVTYPGSDYYEIELREFSEKVHSDLPPTTMRAYRQVNAGTVTTSCTDPALSQPNPCTEANNTAQVEANPRQFGPVIVAQKDRPVRIKFINSLPTGSGGDLFIPVDQTIMGAGPFQIDYDPVTKQPIQVTSGTFSQNRAELHLHGGRTPWISDGTPHQWITPAGEVTSYPTGVSMTNVPDMPDPGPGAQTYYYTNQQSSRLMFYHDHSWGITRLNVYVGGAAGYVIRDAVEQQLIADGKIPAEEIPLIIQDKTFVDGDPASPTYVLKTDPTWKWGTGTIGSNGFRIPQSGDLWWPHIYMPAQNPFDITGIAPMGRWAYGPYFWPATPNPYQPIPNPYYSPDCVPGGDPATTPGLLGGPYGDFCQPPEIPATPNPSWGAEAFMDTPTINGTAYPVLTVEPKAYRFRILNAAHDRFVNLQLYKADPAPAPLDYSGAFPPSCTSYTAPGYGGFSGICASNTEVKMVPAQPGGVGKPATWPEDGRPGGVPDWNTAGPNWIMIGSEGGFLPRPVVLPPQPLNWNADVTTFNAGNVNTGSLILAPAERADVIVDFSGIPSGTTLILYNDAPAPWPALDPHYDYYTGAPDNRAMGGADTTPIGFGPNTRTLMQIKVQGTPAATFNVAALNAAFTPSTPALGVFRQSQESLVVGQGNMNPTGDPAYYEAFAFDGVAYDALNTIYGTAFATTFPNWGVSRINDKEISFKTINPDGTVNPTVQTVTMKLKAIQDEQGETFDDYGRMRAALGLTLSNPAAGQVNFIVQTYSDPSTEVLAEEGIQVWKITHNGVDTHPIHFHLFDVQILNRVGWDGFIRLPDPTELGWKETVRVSPLEDTIVAVRPVKPMLPFGIPNSVRPLNPATPLGDATELSMIDPTTGQAWGTPNVNRILNLGWEYVWHCHILSHEENDMMRPISYNPGVTIPDAPTALATNALFIDGNVTLTWVDPTPKAASTTMGNPKNEINFIIERCSGLDCSNFVAVGTALANATSFTDTTVTAGTQYRYAVAAYNAAGTSTRSNIISVTAVQAPTVDLTSPTNGTVYWPGTTIPLAATATAPNGSTITKVEFYDGTTLLSTDTSSPYSYNWATATSGSHSLTAKAYASNGAVVTSSAVAISLTAPVSSATLSATPSSPQTVGVAQVVFNATASGGSGSYEYKFMQKIAGVWTTVQDYGAASSYTWNSSLQPTGTYGFQVYVRNAGATNAYDVAKAMGYTINATAVSGATLSATPSSPQTVGVAQVVFNATASGGSGSYEYKFMQKIAGVWTTVQDYGAASSYTWNSSLQPTGTYGFQVYVRNAGATNAYDVAKAMGYTINATAVSGATLSATPSSPQTVGVAQVVFNATASGGSGSYEYKFMQKIAGVWTTVQDYGAASSYTWNSSLQPTGTYGFQVYVRNAGATNAYDVAKAMGYTINATAVSGATLSATPSSPQTVGVAQVVFNATASGGSGSYEYKFMQKIAGVWTTVQDYGAASSYTWNSSLQPTGTYGFQVYVRNAGATNAYDVAKAMGYTIQ